ACCGCGACCGGCGTCATCGCCAAGGGCACGGTGGCGGCGATGCGCTTCCAGATCAACGGCATGGTCGGCGGCAAGCCGGTGATCGTCGTCGAACACGTCACCCGGGTGCGTGCGGACCTGCGGCCGGATTGGGCGCAACCGGCCCAGCCCGGCGGCTCCTACCGCGTCGAGATCACCGGCGAGCCGTCGTATGTCGTGGACATCTGCCCGACCAGCGATCGAGGTGACCACAACCACGCCGCGATCGTGGCGGCGGCCGGACGCATCGTGAACGCCATCCCCGATGTGGTGGCGGCCGAGCCCGGGATCCGCACCACCCTGGACATGCCGCTCGTCACGGGCAAGGGCCTCTGCAAGCTGGGCTAGGCGCCGGGACGGAGCCGGCGGTCGCCGCGGCGCCGGCCACCCGGGCGTGGGACCGTGAGCACCGGCCAGTCCGCGTCGGTGGCGGCCGCGGCCAAGCCCGGGCGCGGGTTCACCGGCCGCGGGCGGCCGACCAAGCGCATCAGTGCGCCGTCCTCGGGGCCGTCCGCGTAGAAATAGCTGTGGGCCAGATCGACCTGCTCTGCTCGGCAAAAGGCTTGCACCGCATCGGCTTTGCGGGCCCCCCAGATGATCGGTTCGACGATCCCGCCGGTGAGCCGGCCCTGGTCGTCGGTCAGGAAGTGATTGCACAGCACGTGGTCGATCCCCAGGTGCCGCGCGACCGGCTCAGCGTGGATGGTCAGGGCCGAGGAGCTCATCACGACGGTGTGGCCGCGGTCCTGGTGACGGCGCACCACGTCGCGCATGTGCGGGTAGACCCGCTGGTTGATGCGGCTCTGGAACAGGTACTCCCCCAGCTCGTCGAGCTCGAGCAGCGATTCGCCGCGGAGGTATCCGGCCGCCCGGACCAACAGCCGCTCGAACGGCATCCGGCCGATCCGGTACCGGACCGACGCTTCGACGATTCCGAGGATCTCACCGACCGCGGCCTGCCTCCGCCGGATGCGGTGACCGGCGTGCGCGGTCGCGGTGAATCCGTCCACCAACGTCCCGTCGAGGTCGAAGAAGGCCCCGACCTGCGCCCCGCCCGGACCGTCGCCGATCTCCTCGAGTGACTCGGGTGGCGACAGCGTGCGGCCCATCGGCCTAGTACACCAAGTCCCCACGACAATCGGCCAGTCGAGGCTAGAAATGGGGGATGCACCCAACGGCGCATCCCATCGCGATCAACGACATCGCAGCTGTCATCGCCACCGATCGGTTCGAGGACTCGAGGGCCTGGTACGCCCGCCTCCTGGGGCGCGAACCCGATCTGCAACCTGTTCCAGGCGTCGCGGAATGGCAGCTGACCGCGACCGCCTGGCTACAGGTCGTCACCGACGCCGCCG
The window above is part of the Mycolicibacterium fortuitum subsp. fortuitum genome. Proteins encoded here:
- a CDS encoding HAD family hydrolase, which codes for MGRTLSPPESLEEIGDGPGGAQVGAFFDLDGTLVDGFTATAHAGHRIRRRQAAVGEILGIVEASVRYRIGRMPFERLLVRAAGYLRGESLLELDELGEYLFQSRINQRVYPHMRDVVRRHQDRGHTVVMSSSALTIHAEPVARHLGIDHVLCNHFLTDDQGRLTGGIVEPIIWGARKADAVQAFCRAEQVDLAHSYFYADGPEDGALMRLVGRPRPVNPRPGLAAAATDADWPVLTVPRPGGRRRGDRRLRPGA
- a CDS encoding VOC family protein; the protein is MHPTAHPIAINDIAAVIATDRFEDSRAWYARLLGREPDLQPVPGVAEWQLTATAWLQVVTDAAGAGRTAVRFGVDDIEDTAARLHSYGVRTGDPQVIADMVAVIDVSDPDGNEVSFVAELR